Genomic segment of Diachasmimorpha longicaudata isolate KC_UGA_2023 chromosome 14, iyDiaLong2, whole genome shotgun sequence:
ACACTTATACTTGTTCCAGAAGTTTTTCCCTTCTCTCGGGAATAAAGGAGGGGGATAGAGAGGGAAGATAAACATAATACGGGGAAGCAAAAAATTGTTATGCAGTTGCAGAAAAGATGGGACAGGTACTcgggaaaaaatagaatttcaacGCGGAATTCAAGAGTTCACTAATATCtggattttatggaaattataGATTATCCGGTCTTATAATTTCGACTGCAAAGGATTCGAAATGTTTTGAGCGGCGGGAATTGCAGGAATTTCAGTGACgaagtgagaaagaaaaaaaaatgaagcctCGCAATTTTTTGCTTCTGAATGGAAACAGTTCAGAGAGTagttgagagaaattttgatttatcGACTACTGTCTAGTGAATCGTTGATTAAAAAACTCCCGTAAAACTGGAAAATATCCGCCAGAAATCTGCGAACACCTAATGAATTTCATCATAAATCACCATTAGTTTTTTGCTGAACAATCTCAACGCGAACCCTCGAGCCTGAAACAGTCGTTACTTTGCTTTATTTGTCCCTCGTGTTGCCAAAGTGGAGCTCTCGCTCTCTACTGTCcccagaataaaataattatagagTAATGCACACATTCAAGCTGAAcctatttttcgaatattaaatttcattgcTAACCCAAACTGAAAGTGTCAATGGTATATTGAAATCAGGATTGCGTTAGAGAAATATAATCCAAATatatcttcaatttttaattaaaatatttcgtgTGAATCGCTTCATTCAAGAAGACCTGATGACATTCTACCAGAATTGTCCtatttttgaggaaaaaaatccaagctctctaatactaaaaaaattagCCTCCGAAGAGCGACGATCCATTCACATCCATTAGTGGCCAGTCAATCACGCAGCGatttctttttcaaatttttttctttacctTCTGAAGGAAGTAACGGAGCCGGAAATTTGGGTGGGGCTAATATCCCCTGATATGACGAATCCACGAGGAAACATGCAATAGAGAACTCGAGCCCTCCCTATAGCCGATTCTCCTCAAATCGCAAACCCTTTTTATTCCTCTCCCCTCATAATTTTGCACCCATTGCCGTTCCCCTCCCCTGAATCTTAATTGCCaagtttccaatttttcaaagtaattaattttttaaatcacccCAAGCCAGGACAGGCCGAcagaattctaaaaaaattgcgCGTCCCCATTCCTGAAAAATCGCGGACTATCGCTAATCGCTATCCGTCATAGGCTCTCGAATAAATACCGATCTCTCCCGCAAAACCCCACTAAAGGATTTCAATACATAATGAACAATGCAAAccgctggaaaaaaattttaaccgATGATGCTCTCCACATCCCGAGAGGCTCACCCGGGGCCGTCCCCGCCAGTGCCCCAGCCCAGCCGGGGCTGGTGCGCATTGGCCTCGCTGAGAATCATGACGCACCGTCTCCTCGTATCCCACAGACGTCCAACAAAACAGTTCAACACCAGTACACCTCCATTCATCGTGGAGTCAAGACCTGCGTCACTCTCCCCGTACCCCAGAGCCCCGTATCCTATTGAGAAATTAaactttaattaacaaaactgTTGCTTCATTTTTACTCGACGGCAATTGAACACCATCAATCACAACCAGTGAAATTCATCAGTGCAATcagtgtttatttatcattattattattattactgagTAACAATGCGTTCTGGCGATCCTTGAGCGGTTATTTATCAGTAGTATTCGTGGAACATAGGTATGtggtaattcaataattcgtAATTAATTAAGTTTATTCCTCGGAAGAAGTAAATCAACAAtagttttataattaattatattttttttatttccctcgtatgtatttttttgttgacgCGAAAGAATTCTTCGGAACACAAAATCTTGCGGAGCAAATTCCGAAGAAATTctgcagaatatttttccttaatttttttaaatttcttctctcgagatactttgaatttttctctgagaACTTTTGTGTTCTGACGAAACGTTGTAGCTCGAAAATTCCAAAGATACTCTGGAAGTCCATTCACTGATGAAGATCTTTTCAAAATGGGAAGATTTGTCGGAAGATAAGTTTTAATATAAAAGTTTGAAAgaggaatttgaaaaaatatttttaaaataatttactgaGTGAAATTCCGAAGATCCGGTGAAGAACAAGaagacataattttttctgcgTTGCTCCTTAACCTtgacaaatgaaaattattgaaagacaatttttccaccgattttcctctccattgatcaatgatttttcctcaCTGGGTTTACTCCTCCGGTcccattttaatttattatttatcagaTAGATAAACGGGTACAGTCATCGCTGGTAATCTTATCAGGAAAATGAGTACATATATACTTACCTGAGTATTTACTCAGAACGTTTGACGTTGACTTTACAGCCTCATAACTGgtattatgttttttttttttgtacaatttttttcgttccgTGGACGTGCGCAGCCAGGATGTGTTCGCCTCATGCATATGTATTATCAGCCATGTCATTTGCCAATGCCTGATTGGGCGGTTGTTTGAAAATGTGAGGTACATAGGCATCAGACGCAGGGTAAATGGATCAGTGTGTCAGGCGGGTTTCTTTCAGTCGTTATTATGgataatcgataaaaaaaaaattttggacattttttttttccttcgatgCAATTTTTCTTGTCGGCCGGTTAGAACCGGCGGCGGCGAACAGGGGGGAAGGTTTCAGGTGAATTTTGAGAGCAGGTATGCATGCTAAATGGAGTAAGGGCGCCCTGCGGCGGAAGGACCGGGAGAACCCGTGTCGTTGACCGGGGGTCCAGCAGGTTCTTCGTTGCCATcttcttattttcattcggTTTTTCAGACCATCCAAGGATTTTTTACCCTTTCGTACAGACTACACTATAGATTCCACCGATTTTTAATCATCTGATTTGCGGAATAAATCGACGAgaagaattttaaaataaaaataaatgacatcaaagtgcagctaaaaaaatgataaacaaaCCGTTTCCTACTATAAAGATTATTGATAGTGAAAAAATGTCCGATTATTTTGTAAACAATATAATTTGAATTCTTCTCCTTTCCGTGATATTTTCTGCCTTCGTTCCTAGAATCATTTGGTAAATGATAAAGAATTTTAAAAGGAAATTCCAGTAGATCCCGCGAGATAAGATACTTCACGTGTCAACGTCGTCTATTGTATTTACGAAAAAATACCTGCACTTGACATATTTCGACAGTCATTAAGAATTCATGCAGACGTACTCCATCGATAATCGCggaatttgtttaaattttaaaattgttcAAAATCTAATCGCATCATGAAAGGTCAAATCGGTAAAGTATCGGCTCCTTTAttcagacttttttttattgaatcgtTGAAGAACCGGCGCTTAACCTGACCTCATTGAGTTGTAATAGAATCGAAAAGgttttcaacaaaatattgTAACCACAAATTACAGGATCAGCGCAAACTACCGCGATTTTCGTGGTTCGGCTTCGCGCGCAGTGCGGTATGTCTCGGTTCACCAAGTGCCTAGAATGCTCGGCACGCGTCTCCGGAGTGTGGAGTCTCGGCAACAGGATGCGTCGGTACAGCCAGTGTTCCAGAATAAAAACCGCAAATgcgtgaaagaaaaaatcgtgGGGCATTTGAGGAAAATAGCCAATTTTTAGTGATGCAATTTCAGTTATTCAGCAGCAGCTGCAGTGGCATAACGGTTTGCACtacttttttcaattgatatttGTCTTGGAGAGATCGTAATTTTCACTTGGCGAGGCCCTACGGTTTATCGGAAGTTCCAGTGAGGTGATACATCATTTGAGTTGACATATCTCTCGTTAATTATGGAACTATCTCAGTAATTATTGATTCTATGGGGAAAGGTCGAGGGACTCTGCGATGACGGAGGCTTATCGGAATTCCATTGACATTTGCGCGGAAAtgacacatttttttatagacaaattatggattttgatttttcttaatagctcatttaattttcatggtaTCCTCATCAATCGGaggaaatttaaattatatttcaacAAAGAATATTACTCACGTCGGGTTGTAAAACAAATTCTCGGAAATACTTGGATTATGCAGAAAAGATAAATCCATGAGCTTGCAGGGGACACGTTGCATTACGTCACCCACCGTGGCATCTGTCCTCTCCTCTCGTGCGAATGTCTCACTAGGATGTTTTGCTCAAACAACTGTGAGACTTGAACCGAATGAAATAATGACTTTTCTACTGGTGACTTGGGTGCTGGCGACGTATGTACGTCAGTTAATGAATTACGTCAgtgtttaaacatttttttttcccgactGCAACGCGCGGTTGTCATCAGCTCACGGAGATAAACTGggagaattgagaaaaatgaaagatgTAGGATGAGTGGAGTTAATTGACAAagtgaatgaaattatttttaccctCATATTTAGGATCACGAGTTATTTTAAGTTTACCGCGtgtaaattttaaacaaaaatcttCGTTCTTCGCCGCGTGAAACCGAGtttaggattttttgaaaatatcgttCCCATTCACCGACAgtcccggaattttcagtGCACATAGGAGGGGGAAACCAGTGCGATAATGATAAAATGATTAAGATAATGAAATGGAAAGAATAATCAACAAAGCGTGGGAAAGACGCGTGTGGCATAGGTAGGTACTTGATGATTCAAGCtctgtgagaaaaaaaaaatgaggtctGCGAGCAAGATCGTTCTGATCGATGCTGTACGTGTAGATATTATACATAAAGGCTCAACCGGCTGTTGTGCGAGACATGCTGGGCCCTGGAGGGGACTTATCGCATTTCGAAACAATAGCATCAAGCGCTACCAAGTATATACGGACTTCCGCCGCTCTTGGATCCGGATCGTGCGTACAAGTGGGTGCAACGCACTTGCCCCGCTACCGACGATGTAGGAGATGTTTCATTAGAGAACGTTGAtgagtaattaaaattaagaaGGGGAACCGCGTACTCGGAGGGAACGAAAACAATCGTGACTCGAGGATATTCAAATTTAATGCTCCTATGATCgaggtaaaaatatttttaataaataaacataGTTGATgattaggaattttttttaggtcACCAGGATCTTCGGAAATGTTCCcaaagaaaacaaaatgaaaaataaagtttaTCGTATTTTAATTCAGTTTAATTTCcctgtaattaaaaataaattttgcgaattttaattggaattaaACAGCGTAACAATTATATGAATTTCATTCCTCATCTCTGTGTTTATGTTTTTTCAGTCCCCCggaggaaaaaatgaacaGTGCAGTGTATGCCACTTCCTGTCCAGCTCTGCAGTCGAATTTATCACTGCACAGTTCGTCGCATTACAGCGATTACAGTGCTACGAGCCAGCGTAGAGAGCGTCATCAGAGACGTGGGCGTAGACGATTGTCATCGACAGGCGATGCTGATACCTCAGCTACATCCAGCTACGAGGGGAGTGAGGGGAGTTCGGTGAACAGTGATGATCAAACCAGACTCGATCCTGTTACCCAGCCCGAGAGGGAACAGTTGGAGGCGTTTTTTCGGGGTTTAAAGTCTCAGGTATTGATTCACCCAAATTCAAAGTGACCCCTTGTCAGAGGTTAATTGATGAAATAGAACTGGAATTGTTGATTCATCCTCTAATGCAATGGGTGAATCATCtgaattttattatgaaaaatcttATTCACAAACTTTTCTGACGCCGAACGGGTCAGACGTTCCGGCCTTTTCTACTTAGACCTGACAGTTTCATGCGCATTTTCTGTTACTTTTCGCCGATTTTGTAATTAGAAACAAAGGAGAAACCCAGAGAAGGGGGGAGGGATGTGTCTTAGCGTTTATTGTCTTTGagcaaaaagagaaaaattttaaatcccataaaaaaacCATCACGTTGGAAGAAATCAGTTTCACCTTCGGAACAATGATGATTTTTACAGTGTCTTGGCGAATATTGACAACAAAGTATTGCCGGGGAATCTTATGGCCCCTTAAAATTTATAACCAATTTTATCTTTACGATTATGCCTGTTGCAGGTCTACGTGTGTGAGTCACTTGCCAATTTATACCTCGGAAGTGCTTCACAAGCGCAGGGCAACTGGGAGCTGCGATTCACTGGAATACCAATTGTGGTACTGGACCTTGGGGAGACGAGATCGAGATCCAAACGACAGATTCAGATTTTACTCGCTGAGAGGGGAACCTGTTTCACATTATGGCGTGAAACTATCGACAATTTAACGTCTTACAAAGTAATTTCCTCATTTCAACAGAATCGTTGAACTTCATTACttgaaattaattccattggtgaaattttttttgctcgcaccgtaaaaattaaaaaaaattgaatcgagTGAAAGGATGTGGATAATTGTATGTTTTTAAGTGGGTACAATTGTCAGATGTCCAAGTCAAAGTTATTAAGGGCGATATTCGGGCCAAAACTCACGTTTTTACTGAGTCTTAAGCATTTAAAGGTGTTTAACATTCTCAACAAtcgattattaatttattcaggTGTCCGGACCGGCATTTCACACAATGTGCCTATCCTCCGATCACACAAGACTGGCAGGTCTGAGTTTTGACAACGCGAAGGCTGCAAATGATCTCTGGCAACACATTGAGCGTCTCGTCTCCTGTCCCGAGAACATAAGTCTCTCAGTTCCTGGTAAAAATAagaagaagaataaaaaaccaccggcaaaaaaatttgtactACCGGCAAAAAGTCATATAAGTCAACCCTGTCAGTTTCAACACATGACGAGCGTCGATGCCGCTGACAGATCACGATACTTTTCTCTGCAGACACTTGTGCCAGCCCTGAATCAATTGGAAAACTCGATCGAAGCAACTTTCTAACGTCGAAGTTGATGATTTTTAGAAGAAATGCCAATATGTATACTCGTATATATCTAATCACCcgcattattttttcctgtttACGAGAATAACTAGTTTTTAGAAGTTAGATTGTACGTTATCAATGATATTTTAGATGAAGAGTTTAATGTTACATTCTTGTCCACTGtgatatcatattatatcttTCTCTTTTCTgttaataacaaataaatacgAATTTCGTGAAATTCATTCGAATTGCTGGTTTGTTTGACCAATCGCGAAACgccaggatttttttaattatttattttgttgcaTCTGCATCGAGGTCATAACAAAAAGTGGAGGTAATaacagggaaaaatatttaatttataattctaTTTTTCTGTCGATGATTCTTCTGAGTTCTCAAGGACATTccgtaaaaaacaattttacgTATCTTCTTCGTGAtttaaatatgtaaaaaaaattcctacgGTACCGTGCTGTACATTATGATGACACATCTCGCGTTCATTCCTTATGCATTTACGATTTTGTTTTGACGTGCAGTCTATAATGATCACAGACAATTGCTACTGATGGCAATGGAGAACATTCTTCACGACGCAATATTCATGCTTCGATGcatgaggaaaataaattttttttcctcattgcgGGACCGCAACTGAAGTAA
This window contains:
- the LOC135169325 gene encoding uncharacterized protein LOC135169325, which encodes MNSAVYATSCPALQSNLSLHSSSHYSDYSATSQRRERHQRRGRRRLSSTGDADTSATSSYEGSEGSSVNSDDQTRLDPVTQPEREQLEAFFRGLKSQVYVCESLANLYLGSASQAQGNWELRFTGIPIVVLDLGETRSRSKRQIQILLAERGTCFTLWRETIDNLTSYKVSGPAFHTMCLSSDHTRLAGLSFDNAKAANDLWQHIERLVSCPENISLSVPGKNKKKNKKPPAKKFVLPAKSHISQPCQFQHMTSVDAADRSRYFSLQTLVPALNQLENSIEATF